A genomic region of Rheinheimera sp. MMS21-TC3 contains the following coding sequences:
- a CDS encoding BadF/BadG/BcrA/BcrD ATPase family protein — protein MWILALDGGGSKTLARLTNLETGQQWQQQAGPASLTNDFDLAMANINQLISQLCQVSGALPSQITAVMGLAGAANPQQHQQAETALAPLFLQLLITTDARTSLYGANLGQPIAMVAIGTGSVAMRLQSDGQEHQVGGWGFNIADEASGAWLGKMAMRKLLWQVDSKTGVQSPLLQAIADKTAATPASLLTWLKSATPADYALLAPLVFEYQNQCAIAQQLLIEHGQALSKLIYAVREDTNLPVMLLGGLASVSKPLLRSSEQALLQPAKGDSVEGAHILACQLYYRPTFNRDLP, from the coding sequence ATGTGGATTTTAGCCTTAGATGGCGGTGGTAGTAAAACCTTAGCTCGACTAACCAATCTAGAAACAGGCCAACAATGGCAGCAACAAGCAGGTCCAGCATCGTTAACTAATGATTTTGACCTAGCAATGGCCAATATTAATCAATTAATCAGTCAGTTGTGCCAAGTATCTGGGGCTTTACCTAGCCAAATAACAGCGGTGATGGGATTGGCCGGTGCTGCTAATCCACAGCAACATCAGCAAGCTGAAACAGCTTTAGCACCGTTATTTCTACAGTTATTAATTACCACTGATGCCCGCACTTCTTTATATGGCGCCAACTTAGGTCAACCAATAGCTATGGTCGCTATTGGTACTGGCTCTGTTGCTATGCGCTTACAAAGTGACGGTCAAGAGCATCAAGTTGGCGGTTGGGGCTTTAATATTGCAGACGAAGCAAGCGGCGCTTGGTTAGGTAAAATGGCAATGCGTAAATTGTTGTGGCAAGTTGACAGTAAAACTGGTGTGCAAAGCCCGCTATTACAAGCCATTGCCGATAAGACCGCTGCAACACCTGCGTCATTATTAACTTGGTTAAAATCTGCAACGCCAGCTGACTATGCCTTATTAGCCCCTTTAGTGTTTGAATATCAAAATCAATGTGCTATTGCCCAGCAATTGCTAATAGAGCACGGGCAAGCTCTAAGTAAGCTAATTTACGCAGTACGCGAAGACACTAACTTGCCAGTAATGCTACTAGGCGGTTTGGCCAGTGTTAGCAAGCCATTGTTAAGAAGTTCAGAACAAGCTTTATTACAGCCTGCTAAAGGTGACTCGGTTGAAGGCGCTCATATTTTAGCTTGCCAATTATATTATCGACCAACTTTTAATCGAGATTTACCATGA
- the nagZ gene encoding beta-N-acetylhexosaminidase has product MAILRIGVNKLCQASFLLPLLTTIATVCALLSSNLLANTMVNKQGLNNSQQSLAAAKIPPASIKQMLGQKLMLDLRYYCPSVKPQAKGSCKTAMTTLPAELAQLIRDYDIGGIILFAENLADVEQIVRLNRDLQQAAAESKLKQPLFIAIDQEGGRVARLPRALATSFSGNMAIGATYPQQGTYFASEVGKVFAAELLPLGINVNFAPTVDVNVNPDNPVINVRAFSESPQQVAELGAAMTEAMQQQGMIAALKHFPGHGDTSVDSHFGLPVVKHDAKQIRKVDLYPYKHIFQQHSPGMVMTAHIQFPALDNSTFVAKSGEEMIKPATLSRKILHDVLRQELAYQGVIVTDALDMAGISQFFSQSEAVIQTFAAGADIALMPVKLQQPAELTALGALLDELSQAVSKNVIPQAELTASYQRIIRLKQQYPLLPKANSISEQVQQALKALGSPEHRATELALAQAAISQVKPATANPKLLNKKQNILVIMPDQAKAAALKASLHHYSPTALKIETLSLLQPDISRAAEKIAVADVVISGFISPMQSLAEIGGMDDMANIRNVSAAYQRQKSRFEALLPQITAAKKTHVYISLRAPYDISEYGHTAEWVLATYAYNTAEDPTNMAGGNASYQALAQVLLGQINAVGQLPVTVKPSSL; this is encoded by the coding sequence GTGGCCATATTGCGTATTGGAGTTAATAAATTATGCCAAGCCTCATTTTTACTACCATTATTAACAACAATAGCAACAGTCTGTGCTTTGTTAAGCAGCAACTTATTGGCGAACACTATGGTGAATAAACAGGGCTTAAACAACAGTCAGCAAAGCTTAGCTGCCGCAAAAATCCCACCAGCGAGCATTAAGCAAATGCTAGGGCAAAAGCTGATGTTAGATTTGCGTTATTATTGCCCATCGGTAAAGCCGCAAGCTAAAGGCAGCTGTAAAACCGCCATGACAACCTTACCTGCCGAGCTAGCACAATTAATCCGCGACTATGATATTGGCGGTATTATTTTATTCGCTGAGAATCTAGCGGATGTAGAGCAAATTGTGCGTTTAAACCGAGACTTACAGCAGGCTGCTGCTGAGTCTAAGCTTAAGCAACCGCTTTTTATAGCTATTGACCAAGAGGGCGGTCGCGTAGCACGTTTACCTCGGGCCTTAGCGACCTCTTTTAGTGGCAATATGGCCATAGGGGCAACTTATCCGCAGCAGGGCACTTATTTTGCTTCTGAGGTAGGCAAGGTGTTTGCTGCTGAATTACTGCCGCTGGGTATTAATGTCAATTTTGCGCCTACTGTGGATGTTAATGTCAACCCAGATAACCCGGTGATTAATGTTCGGGCTTTTTCAGAAAGCCCGCAGCAAGTAGCCGAGCTAGGTGCGGCTATGACAGAAGCCATGCAACAACAAGGTATGATAGCGGCGTTAAAGCATTTCCCAGGCCATGGTGATACTTCGGTTGATAGCCATTTTGGTTTACCGGTAGTCAAACATGATGCAAAGCAAATTCGAAAAGTTGACTTATATCCTTATAAACATATTTTTCAGCAGCATAGCCCCGGCATGGTGATGACGGCGCATATCCAATTTCCAGCCTTAGATAATAGTACCTTTGTGGCTAAAAGCGGCGAGGAAATGATTAAGCCTGCGACCTTATCACGCAAAATATTACATGATGTATTGCGTCAAGAATTAGCTTATCAGGGGGTTATCGTCACAGATGCGCTAGATATGGCGGGGATCAGCCAGTTTTTTAGTCAGTCAGAGGCGGTTATTCAAACCTTTGCTGCCGGAGCTGATATTGCCTTAATGCCAGTTAAATTGCAGCAGCCAGCAGAGCTTACCGCTTTAGGGGCTTTATTAGATGAGTTAAGCCAAGCGGTAAGTAAAAATGTTATTCCACAAGCGGAGTTAACCGCGTCTTATCAGCGTATTATTCGTTTAAAGCAGCAATATCCTTTATTACCTAAAGCAAACTCTATTTCTGAGCAGGTGCAACAAGCACTAAAGGCCTTAGGTAGCCCAGAGCACAGAGCAACAGAGTTAGCCTTGGCTCAAGCGGCTATTAGCCAAGTTAAGCCTGCGACAGCCAACCCTAAACTGCTAAATAAAAAGCAGAATATTTTAGTCATTATGCCGGATCAGGCCAAAGCGGCGGCATTAAAAGCAAGCTTGCACCATTATAGCCCGACAGCGCTTAAAATAGAGACCCTAAGCTTGCTGCAGCCAGATATCAGTCGGGCAGCTGAAAAAATTGCTGTAGCAGATGTCGTTATTAGTGGTTTTATTTCGCCGATGCAAAGCCTAGCCGAGATTGGTGGCATGGATGATATGGCCAATATTCGTAATGTATCAGCGGCTTATCAGCGCCAAAAATCACGGTTTGAAGCTTTATTACCACAGATTACTGCGGCTAAAAAAACGCATGTTTATATAAGCTTACGCGCGCCTTATGATATTAGTGAATATGGTCATACAGCAGAGTGGGTATTAGCAACCTATGCTTATAATACAGCTGAAGATCCCACTAATATGGCTGGGGGTAATGCAAGTTACCAAGCCTTAGCACAAGTCTTGTTAGGGCAAATTAATGCCGTTGGGCAACTCCCTGTCACCGTTAAGCCGAGTTCACTGTAA
- a CDS encoding acyltransferase family protein, with the protein MPLGNSLSPLSRVHCNMLRAFKQHCQQIMAQLPPERMLALDVLRGLTITAMILVNNPGSWRYVYAPLQHAQWHGWTLTDLIFPFFIVIVGISIQLSLAKKTLSPKRQLLNQGLVRSAKLYILGLFLVLFYYNFRDPNYSYLEQKLQTLRIFGVLQRIAVVYFISLIIALYCATRGRIIAAASLTIIYLLAMYKLPYQSVYGREFVGLFEYGNSFAAWLDHTVLGAAHVHFSKATPFAFDPEGLWSSLPAIVSCISGLLIGQWLQTERNLVAKVRGLALFGVVAVWLAELWHFGLPINKNLWTPSFVLLSSGYCALALAACLWLCDIKRYRLWSAPFIVFGANAILFFMFAGVMARVLGMINVGGSSLHSWLFNSLYQPAFGNYNGSLAYALSFLVLSYCIMYQCYRRGYIFKV; encoded by the coding sequence ATGCCGTTGGGCAACTCCCTGTCACCGTTAAGCCGAGTTCACTGTAATATGTTGCGCGCTTTTAAGCAGCACTGTCAGCAGATCATGGCTCAGTTACCGCCAGAGCGGATGTTGGCCTTAGATGTATTACGTGGCTTAACCATAACGGCGATGATCTTAGTGAATAATCCAGGTAGTTGGCGTTATGTTTATGCGCCACTGCAACATGCCCAGTGGCATGGTTGGACATTAACCGATCTTATTTTCCCATTTTTTATCGTTATAGTGGGCATATCAATTCAACTGAGCTTAGCTAAAAAAACACTTTCACCTAAAAGACAGCTCTTAAACCAAGGCCTAGTCCGCAGTGCTAAGTTGTATATTTTGGGGCTGTTTTTAGTGCTGTTTTACTATAATTTTCGTGATCCTAATTATAGTTATCTAGAACAAAAGCTGCAGACACTGCGAATCTTTGGTGTGCTACAACGTATAGCGGTTGTTTATTTTATTAGTTTAATTATCGCTTTATATTGTGCGACTAGAGGCAGAATTATTGCAGCGGCTAGCTTAACCATTATTTATTTACTGGCTATGTATAAACTACCCTATCAATCGGTATATGGCCGCGAGTTTGTAGGCTTATTTGAGTACGGTAATAGCTTTGCTGCTTGGCTTGATCATACCGTGTTAGGCGCTGCACACGTGCATTTTAGTAAAGCGACACCTTTTGCTTTTGATCCCGAAGGACTTTGGTCAAGTTTACCGGCTATTGTAAGTTGTATTAGTGGTTTACTTATTGGTCAGTGGCTGCAAACAGAGCGCAACCTAGTGGCTAAAGTACGAGGTTTGGCATTATTCGGTGTAGTGGCTGTCTGGTTAGCCGAGCTGTGGCATTTTGGTTTGCCTATTAACAAAAACCTGTGGACTCCCAGCTTTGTGTTATTAAGTAGTGGCTATTGCGCCTTAGCGCTGGCGGCTTGTCTTTGGTTGTGTGATATCAAACGCTACCGATTATGGTCTGCACCCTTTATTGTGTTCGGTGCTAACGCCATTTTATTTTTTATGTTCGCGGGGGTAATGGCGCGAGTGTTAGGCATGATAAATGTTGGTGGTAGCTCTTTACATAGTTGGTTATTTAACAGCCTTTATCAGCCGGCTTTTGGCAATTATAACGGCTCATTGGCTTATGCATTAAGCTTTCTAGTGTTGTCGTATTGCATTATGTATCAGTGTTATCGGCGCGGTTATATTTTTAAAGTCTAG
- the murQ gene encoding N-acetylmuramic acid 6-phosphate etherase → MTKLGQDILLQQLEAMASESRHPDTWDLDQLSSLEIVEKINQQDQTIATAVATCLPQIAQVVDKIVTVFRQGGRLIYIGAGTSGRLGILDAVECPPTFSVPATQVIGLIAGGDKAIYKAVEGAEDNLDLAKADLEQINFSHNDILIGIAASGRTPYVLGGLDYARTVGATTAAISCNAKAPILSKADYAICAVVGPEVVTGSTRMKAGTAQKMILNMLSTAAMIRSGKVYQNLMVDLHASNEKLQARAVRIVMQATECSPDIARAALTAANNSAKLAILHILTGDTIEQCQHKLQQNSGSIRQTLMAAKS, encoded by the coding sequence ATGACTAAGCTAGGGCAAGATATCTTATTGCAGCAACTTGAAGCTATGGCTTCAGAATCACGACACCCTGATACTTGGGATCTAGATCAGCTGTCTAGTTTAGAGATTGTCGAAAAAATTAATCAACAAGATCAAACTATTGCCACTGCTGTTGCCACTTGCTTGCCACAAATAGCCCAAGTAGTTGATAAAATTGTTACGGTCTTTCGCCAAGGCGGCCGCTTAATTTATATTGGCGCCGGCACCAGTGGCCGTTTAGGGATCTTAGACGCAGTGGAATGCCCGCCTACTTTTAGTGTGCCAGCTACACAAGTGATTGGTTTAATCGCCGGCGGTGATAAAGCCATCTATAAAGCGGTAGAAGGTGCTGAAGATAATCTTGATTTAGCCAAAGCAGATTTAGAGCAAATTAACTTTAGCCACAACGATATTTTAATTGGCATCGCAGCTAGTGGCCGCACGCCTTATGTCTTAGGTGGTTTAGATTATGCCCGCACTGTAGGCGCAACTACAGCAGCAATAAGCTGTAATGCTAAAGCGCCTATTTTAAGCAAAGCCGATTATGCCATTTGTGCCGTTGTCGGGCCTGAAGTAGTGACAGGCTCAACCCGAATGAAGGCAGGTACAGCGCAAAAGATGATTTTAAATATGCTAAGCACAGCAGCTATGATTCGCAGCGGTAAGGTTTATCAAAATTTAATGGTCGACTTACACGCCAGCAATGAAAAACTGCAGGCTCGCGCTGTGCGCATTGTGATGCAAGCTACTGAATGTAGCCCAGATATAGCTCGCGCCGCTTTAACCGCCGCCAATAACAGCGCAAAATTAGCCATCTTGCATATTTTAACCGGAGACACTATTGAGCAATGCCAGCACAAGTTGCAGCAAAATTCCGGCTCAATTCGGCAAACCTTAATGGCTGCTAAGTCATGA